The DNA region CCCACAATATCTATACACTATCATTATCTGAAAACAAGCATTTGAAAAAGTGGTACGATTGTATATGCTTTAAGTAACACacatacctttttctttttttgttctggtaTCTGCTAAACATGCTTTTGCACTCCCCAGTGCTACCAGCCAcctttgcctttcagctgcattaaCTGCTTTCATATAGAAATGCTGTTCCCCTGGGATGATTAGCTCCATTCTTGTGTTGTCTGTTGCATGAACTTATgatagagaggaaaaaaacaattttgaaaaaaaaacccaaaaacaaccacacaaacaaaaccaacctcaACTCAGTAACAACTATTTATTAAGTACTGatcaaagtattttgaaatgtttattaCAATCCCGTAATAATAATCACATTGTGATTTTGGGTTACTCAACCTGCTGCTCAGCCCTTCTCCTCAGCAGGCCTTCAAGACAACAGGTAGGAACACAAGATGCCGAACAGCAGCCAGACTCGAGTATAACGGGGTCCCCTTTCTGCATTAACAACACATGGCGTATGGATCTGTAGTAACTGTTGTATTCCAAACCTGGTCTAAACGTGGTAAACTGAAGAGGTCTGTTGCAAGGACAAGTTATTTATGGAGGAATAAGATAAGAACTGAAATAATCTCCCTTTCTAGACAAAATCTGGCTTCACAAAGTTGCAAAGTCAACCAAGAACCAACGTGGACTTTGTTTACAGTCTATTATTCTCAATACTACATCTTTAACTGAATACTCTGCTGAGTTTCATCTTATCAACCACAGTTCCTTCAGACCTACTCCCCAACAGCCATGGATGCAGGAAACTGTACCAAATCCAGACTTCAGCTACTATCTTGCCTTCACCAAAAGAACAAGATGACAAGCAAAATGAACAACTGGAATGGCCAAAAAGTGGATCCTCCACATCACTGATTTCATCTACATCAAGGAAACTAACAAATAGGAGATACCACAGGAAAAACACATGGTGGCCCATGTAAAATAAGAAGTCTCACTTTTTAATATGCAAGTACCCATATCACAAGCCCAGTCATCTGTGGGTGTCTGGAAAGAGGTCAAGCGTTGAGAGCCATGCAGAGTTAGACAATGCCTTGCTACTAGCCAAGAAGGCTGACCCACAAAGGCTGAACTCAGTCTGACACAAACAGTTCACTTACTAACTCTAATACACCCATCACCCAAACACAGGGGCATCTGCTAACAGtgacaaaagtaaaaaatgactcaggaaagcaaaaggctAAACATTTCTGGTTTATGAGAACCTCCACTTTTGGgtaactgctgctgctcctctgaaaAACTACCATTCATAATTCAGTCTCTTATCCCTGGTCCTAAGAGGGAAAAGTGGGAGAACTAAATAACTAGACAAGACAACTTCAAGAGTAAGCCACGTTGCACACaactatttaaaacaaaaatgaatatattGTGGGTTCTAAATctcaaagcagagctctgtcaaaaacatttttttctttgccaccCACTTCATAATTCACATTCATTATTATTTGTGAAGCAGTCACACTGGACTATAGATAAACaaaaacagaggaggaaaaacttGTGATGCAAAATGTCTGTTGGGTGATCTTTTCTGTCTCCCTGACAGCTAAAATTTCCTCAAGCAGAAATCTATTAATTCTTACCTTTTATTTCACACACAGCCATCTTTATACTTCCTTTGCTGCCTTTGCAAACATCATCCTGTGAATCATAGTATGACAATATCCCATTGTCTAAAACAAACCACCGAGGCTGCCAACCTAGCAAGatcaaaaacacaaaaaggaaagtttAGTCTAATTACAAAACTGCAAATCAAATTCAGCACATTGGCTGTtaaaaaacttttattaaaaatgcaaacattaaaCTATTCTTGTAACACACAAGGAAGTAAACAATCTGCACAGCCTGAAGACCAGAGCCGCTCTATAACCAGGCTAATATTATATGGATACTTCACTCCCATTCTTTTTGGATGCAAGACCAGCAGTATTTCAGTTTCCACTATATTATGTTCTagagcaaaattaaattttaatttagcCACCAAGCAGGTGCCTATTTTGAAGGCTAATAAATTACATACCTCTGAAGAACCATTCTCATTCAAGTATATTTTTCAGGTAGACTTTCTTAAGTTTGTAGGATCTTATTTGTAAATTATGAAGAAATGACTGATGTCACCAACTGCTACGCTACGGTCTCCTCTGCCTACTGTACTTCAGTGAAAACTTTATGTTTCACACTTAACTATTGACACACCATCTTCTCTGAAAGTAGCCCCAGCTCCACCACTCAACAACAATTTAATGTCAGGCATTTTGCAGAGCACTGAAACAAGAGCTATATTCCTAGGTCCATTTGTGAGGACAGCGTATACCAGATCAGCATTATCAAAATTATGTAATGATCTCCAGCTTCGCTACACCTACAAAACAGAGCAGTTTATGCATAGACACAAATATCTGTGAGAACTCTATGCAGCATTACACCATACAGTAAATTATTGTCACAAGTCCTGCTCGATTAAAATATATTAGCATACTTTACTCCCCATCctgcccttttctttttttaacagctatTTCATAAAACTCAACACTCACTGGAATAGGCGCCCTAATTTTTAATACTAACTGCaagaactaaaatattttagtagTGTAACAATTACGCTGGCCCATTACAGTCTGGGTCAGCTGTACAATAGGAGCAGATTATCCCTCTGTTTTACAAGTCAACACGAAACTTTAGCTTCCTGCTTGGCTTAGGGTTTGGAATGGCAACAACTGCGTGGCCAAGAGCTCAACACAGCTGGCGATACGAAGGTGTGATCCACGGCACTTCGCAATCGCCATTCCAATGAAGCAAGCTGCACCCATTCAGACCAGGAGGCTTAATCAGGTACCAGACTCCTGAAAATCAGCTAAAGGCCTCCGACTACTCACATTAAGTCATTATGAGTTTCAACACTAATTCAAGAAGTGTAAGACCGGGCCCCATTACATCATGTCTCAATCCCATGATAAGGAAATAACAACAtgcaactaatttttttttatttatttgctttaatgGTAAGTGTCTGtgcctttcaaaatgcagagTGGTAACTAATAGGCAGATCGACACTCAGATATTAAAATTGAATGTAAAAGAAGTATAAACATTGAGGGATTCCAACTCCCataggaaatatttcaaatccTGTGCGTACATCACCACTCATACTCAAAGAAAATGCACACAATCATGAGTGGACCCGTAAAACAAAGCTCAGAAATGCActgatgtgggtttttttctgctacagtgTTGCAAAATGTTGACTCTGTGCTGCCCTTATCTCCTAAGCACATGCAGGGGTGGGTAAGTAGATCCCTGTCTCAACAGCCTGATTCTGATAAAACAGAGATGATTATTGCAGCCTCACATGATGCTGGTActagaaaaaacagaagcaaaggacTTAAGACTCCCAAGTGCCTCACAGAAGCAAGCTAAAGAACAAAACCACCTCTTCTGATTCAAAATTGCACAGCATCCCATGTTTGataaagtatttaataaatTCGAACCTCACAAATTCTTAGATACTGTattactggggggggggggggggggaggggggcagggggagagctgtatttatttctggtttgcttttaatgaaggagaaaacattttgaatattttccaCAATGCCTCAGCAACAGTGACAAGCTCTTTTGCTGCTTGGCTTCTACCATTAATGACCACAACTACTACAGCCTATCTCTGGTTACAAAAACAGATAGCAGGGTAACAAGAAAGTtagtaataaaattttaaagttcCACTAATATGATTagatcactttttaaaaaatttaaaaaatttgctACCCTCCTATATTCTTGAAATTGTAGGGAATTCCTGACACACTGTAATTCTGAAATGCAAGAGCAAGTGCTCTCACTTGGCCAGCGCACAGAAGGAAGGGTTCTGCTGATTTTAGAGGGCTACTGACCTTTCAGCAGAAGTTAGCTGCACGTTGATGGAACAGTCTATTGTGTGCACAGCATTCACAGTTACTATGGAATATTTACTTATTAAATAACAGACTTCAAATGGGAAGTTTATATCAAACATCACATGGGCTCATTACCTGTGACTTTTTTACCTTCTGCGACAGTGACATTTCTGGTCACATAAGTGACAATTTCCACtctattttgaaaagaaacatgtaCTTGTTACTTCTTTCATAATTGcaatttttcctgtattttctccaCATTTATTGTGAATTAGTGACACATGTATCTTCTTAAATATCTATTTAATTACAGTACAAGTGTTCTCTTTCACCAGAAGGCCAGTATAAGCGGTCACGTATTTGCTATGCAAAATGCAAGATACGCTCTGTACACTTCAGTTCACACAGCAAGCACACAGTGTCTTTGCAACGTGGCCCACATCCTTATAAATGCTCAGAACAGAGTTTCATACCACTCCACGCTCAAAATCTGAATATGCTGAAGTAAGGACAGCACATATGAAGTGCCAGTGAACAAGAGGGCACAGAAAATATCGCCAAAGCAGTCAAACACAAGGCCTGATTAAGCACGGTACATGATCCAACACTGATCTGCTCTGGGGGGACAATTAGTCCTATTAGtgtcagaaaagaaatgtttcaccTGGACAGCACCATCTACCCATTGCGCTCTCCAGAGGGAGGTGGTGTCTGTTAGGGCAGAGAGTGAGGCAAACAGAACCGGAGCTTTGATGGCAAATGCAGGCATTAGGTGCATCTTCATCTGCAGCgcttctgaaaatacattttgtgaaACCTCTCCCAGAACTAGagtttttttatgttttacagGTTAGCATACGGGAGCACCAGCCTCCCAAAAAACaccattcaaaagcaaattaagaGAACGCGGACTTTTACATCTAAGTGCTAACACTTGGGATTAAAAGACGCAATCCTAAACGATTCCGGAACTGCGAGCAAGGACACCTTCCAAGTTTGCGGGCTGCAAATCAGCGCTATTTCTGAGCGGGCACAGGCGGAGGGGACAGTCCCTCAGCGGGGCCGTTAGAACGCGGCACCTCAGGCGgcgcctccccgccgccggtCCCGGCAGGAGCCCCCGACCCACCCGGGGGGCCGCAGGCCGGCTCTCCGGCGGTCCCTGGCCGCCCCGCTCCCAGCGGCGGACGGCGGGGGCCGGGCACGTCTGGGCCGTGAGGCCGCCCGGGGGCCGCGCCGGTGcccgccgggctgcggggcaggggcgAAAGGGCTCGGCCGGGCCCGGCCTGCCGCCACCCCGCGCCACGCACACGGAAGCGCGACCGCCgccgcgcgccggcccccggcccagcccccgCCGCGCCAGCCGCCTCAgggccgccggcagccccgccgggccgctCCCAGCGCCGCGCCTCTGAGCGCAAGCGCCCGGCAGCTTCCCCGCCGGCGCGTTAGGAACGGCTGCCGCGGGAGGCCGGGACCCTGCGCCGAGCGGCCGaggcgcccccgccgccccagcccccgccgcggccgcctaCCCGCCAGGTAGTTGGTCCACTTGTAGAGGACCCCCTCCATCGCTCAGAGCCCGGCGCCGGGCCGCATCCTCCTGCGCCGCCGCGGGGAacgggcggccgccgccgccgcggggatGGGCTCTCGCCTCCCGTCCCCGCGCCGCTACTCCCTGCGCGCGGAGGCGGAGCCGCTCAGCTCAggcgcggcggcagcggcggccccggggcgccACCCGCCCCGCGGGGCGCTCCGCACCTCCCATGCGCCCCCGGCACCCTCCGGGGCTGCCGGCCCTGACGTCCCTTTCACTTCCTGAGCAGAGGGGGCCGGTCCGCagcaccgcccgccccgcggctgCCTGGCCCGGCCCCGGCCTCATCCCCGCGCCCGGGGAGGCTGGGACCGTGCCGCGGCGCAGGCtcagcccccgccccccccgccccaggccCAGCGGGGACAGTGCCACGCCGGCGACCTCCTCGTAGCGACATGGCCCCTGCGctgcccctgctcctcctgccgCTGGCCTTGTTGGCCGCCCCGGCTCGGGCCgagggcggcgcggcggccgcggcggagGAGGTCAAAATAGAGGTGCTGCACCTGCCCGAGGCCTGCAGCCCCAAGAGCAAGAAGGGGGACCTGCTGAACGCGCACTACGACGGCTTCCTGGCCAGCGACGGATCCAAGTTTTACTGCAGGTGGGCCCCAGGGCACCAGCTCCGGCTCCGGCCGCCGACGTGGCGCAGcctgcccgccccgctgccccgtGGCCTGGCACGGCGGCCGGCCGCGCTCGCCGCCTCAGCGTTAGCGGCTTCCCCCTTCCCGGCACTTGTTTTCCCTCAGCCGACGCTGAACGCTTTCAGGGCTGCCGGGGGCAGGAGGGACCGGCGCTGGGGTGCGCTGGAGGCCAGAGCCGAACTTGAGGCCGGCGGCCCGCCGCAGCGAGGGGGCCGGCGAGGGTGGCCGAGAGCCGACACACGGAGAACCGCTTTGGCAGGGGAAAATAATCCCCACCGCGCTGGCGCCTGCCCTGCGCTGCGGCCTGTGCCGGGGGTcgcgggccggcggggcggccggcagGGCCGGCGGCTGGCTGTCCGGGACAGGGAGACATGCACACAGCTGGCACGGTGCGGGGCAGCCGCCTCACGGTCCGGGCTGCAGGCGCTGTGCCCCATCCCTGTCGCTGCATCCCTCCTCGATTTGTTCTGCCTTCCTCTTCGCCCCGGTTCCGGCATTAGGCTTTTGCTTTTTCGCTTTGTCCCACCCATCTGTCGTCAGGCTGTTTTGGCTTGGTTTAGCTTGCTTTGCACAGAAACGGTTGTgcaaaggctttatttttaaagtacctTGCTTTTAATACTGGTCCATCCTACTAGTGAGGCAGAACTCACCTGTTCAGAACTACAGAGGAGAGTCTTCTATCCTTCAGGTATTTGGACAGATCTGGCTATTTGGACAGATCAGACAGTAGCCTGGTTTATGACAAAATCTTGATTTGTTCCCCCACGTGTATCATTTAGGAAGAAATCAATACAGGATAATTCTACATTTAGCAGTGccattttacttgctttttttttttttctttgcccacTGAAGTGACTTATTTTGGCACATACAGTGTTGCCCTCCGAGTTTTGAGCTACACGCTGCTCAGTTGCCGCTGAGTATAGCTCCCATACCAGGGATGCCTCATGTGACCAGAAGCAGCCTGAAGCACTGAATATCTAAACTGAACAGAGCGGTGGGTGAGCACACAGTACTGTAGCCAAGATTGCAGGTTCCCCCAACACACACCTGCATGCTccgtcccgtcccatcccatcctaCGGTGCTGTGAACTGCTTGAAGACACCTTTAGCAGTGAATTGCTACCAGCACTCGTTGCAGACTTCCTGCAGTGGCACCTTGTTTCTGACGTAAAGTGTACTTGATGTGTGTTAAGGGTTTTTGATTTCAGAAGAGGTTGCCCCTTACACATCTCAAGATTTGACcttaaattaattataaatgtggcagaaaaaagtgttaatattttttattcttgcaCTCTATAAACATTCTTGTGTGCTAATAATCTAACGTATGTTCTCACTGACTGCTaatttcaagttatttttattttaaaaaataaataaataaattgacTGTTATCCACTCACAATTCTTTTTAATAGTCGGACACAAAATGAAGGTCATCCAAAATGGTTCGTTCTGGGTGTTGGACAAGTCATAAAAGGGTTAGATATTGCTATGATGAGTATGTGTCCTGGAGAAAAACGGAAAGTGATCATTCCTCCATCATTAGCATATGGACAACAAGGATAcggtaaaaaaaagaagttttaataCTAGAACTCTGTCTTTTCTCTGTGTTACCCTTTCAAACATACAGTAATGTAAATGACTGTTAAGAATTGGTGCTGCCGTTATTTTTGGAGGCGCTGAAGGTGATTACTGCAGCTGTGGAGCCTAATCCTGCTCATTCCTATGCAGTTTAAGTATTCCACTTCATAGACCCATACCCAGGCCCTGCAGTTTGCATTAGAATTCAGTATGTGACACCCAATGTGCTTTTCCAAGTATTGACATAATATGAAAAActgacagcaaaaggaagatCTTGACGTAAGCGTTTTTTGGTCTTAATTATTATATTCTACTCGTGATAGTTTCTATTTTTTGACTCCTACCTGCTTAGCCTTTCAATGATATTCTGCATCTTCTGAGTAAAATGCAGTGTAATCCAGTGCATGCCACAGAATTAACctaagcagaaataatttgttttaaatactgcttACATTGTGGATAGATAATGGACAATATCATCACATTACATAATAATTGCACAGTACAATGCGTGAAATCCGATTTGACTTTATAATGCTTAAGTGTGCAATCtacttaccaaaaaaaaagttccagaGTTTTATGCAGTGTTTCAGCACTCTTTAATTGTAAATAACAAACTTGGCTCTGACTTGGGTGTagtaatttctgtgaaaaggtACTTCCTGCTCTATGATAATTGTTTGATAGTGATGTGTCAGGAATCCATGCACCAATTTTGTCTTTCGTACAATTCCACTGTAGCCAGTGAAGTTTATTAGGGATGAATTTTCCCGTAAGTAGGTCTGTTAACAGGAAAAACACTGACACAAATAAAAGTATGTTCCTTAACTCTAATACTAATGTTAACTGTTTGTTCTAGGTAGCACTTCAAGACAGTATTATTTTCCTACAGCATACCTGTCCTCTGTCTCAGCGTATTCCTGCATGCTGGGGAAGATGCCTGTCTAATACTGAATTAGAAAAGATGCATGTGGCTTTCTAAATCTTTACATATCTTTCCTTTGTTGGTATGTATATTTGTAAATTACTGGCACTGAATTCTAGTATTGTATCTTTCTTTCCTAAGTAGTATATAAACCATGATATATATtcagatatatttaaaagctgtttatttttaaagcttgtaATACTAAAATCTTTTGAATTCTGAAACCTGGCATTTTTACTATGGATATTTTAGATGAGTAGCGTGCATAATAGTTTTGTTTACCTTCTATTTATAAATTGGAGTACATTCtttagtttttcttcagttcatgaAAGATGGGCACAAGCTCAAAATTCTGTCCAAATTCCGAGGTTACAATGTCATGCTCACTGGCTTTGGCTAGGAATAGAAGCAACTtgcatgtttacatttttacttttacacTGCATgatttcttgttgcttttttggCGCTACATTTAGACCTCATTTGTTTGTTGCTGTCCCTCTTTAGTTCCCTTTTTTTGCTAGATGCATGATACATTAACCTGTCTTTATAGGAAGTGCAGGTTTTACATCAGGTAAGAAAATGCTTTGACACAGGAATAATGAAGTctaaggttttgttttcttcagagacCAGGCAAAATATCCCAgtagtttgggggttttttggtgaaTCAAACGACTTACATTCTGTGGCTTCTTTCTAATGAGATGGATATTTTAAACACTATTTTACATCAAGTCCTTTAACCACTGGTATAATTCATAGGAAGTTGGTGAAACCTGATACTACTTGCTTGTttcttcagacagaaaaaacataTAAGCCTTGGTGTATTACCGCAATCTTTTAAATCAGACTGCATGCATATGTCTTAAAATCACTCTCTCAATAAGCCACATCATATGACAGTATGTGAAAGAGTGAGAATTTCAGAACTACTTGTTTTTCAAGATAACACAAACCCttctcttaaattttaaaagtacctGAATTGATATGAGCAATGTAATTTTGTTTCGGGGAAGTATATTGTTTGCAGATCTCTCACAAAATCATTTATCTAACACGATCTGAACAATCTTCCTGTCTAGGTgtataatatttaaattaagagTTTAATCTGAATATTAACCCAGccttttgtaataaaaaaaaaaagacacttcagATGTGAATTTATCATACGTGTGATCTCTGACCATAACGTCCAatttcttacatatttttttccttttattcataGCACAGGGCAAGATTCCACCCAATGCAACATTGATCTTTGAGATTGAACTTTATGCAGTAAATAAGGGACCTCGCAGTGTTGAAGCATTTAATCAAATAGACAAGGACAGTGACAGGAAACTCTCTGAACTAGAGGTAATATGATGTAACTAATTTagaataaataacaataaaactACAGGTATAGTTGTATCAGTGTTATCTTTACATGAGCTGCCTCTGCTGTAGTTGATCATATAAACTTCTGTATGCTTACACAAGCTACGCTGTGTGATGTTGTAATGTGCTTTGATTAATACATTAGTATGTCTCAGACTTGCTGGGAAACAAACTTTGGTCATGCCTGCACTGGAGTCACAATAACTTATTTATATACCCCAAGTGTCCTTGAAGATAGCTGTTGAAAATTGTAAAAGCCACAATGGttggacttttttcttttctcctagaTAAGCCAATATTTGAAAGAAGAATTTGCAAGAGATGGCAAAAGACGGCATCCCTCAGTCCATGATGAAATCTTAGCTGATATATTTA from Falco biarmicus isolate bFalBia1 chromosome 8, bFalBia1.pri, whole genome shotgun sequence includes:
- the FKBP7 gene encoding peptidyl-prolyl cis-trans isomerase FKBP7 encodes the protein MAPALPLLLLPLALLAAPARAEGGAAAAAEEVKIEVLHLPEACSPKSKKGDLLNAHYDGFLASDGSKFYCSRTQNEGHPKWFVLGVGQVIKGLDIAMMSMCPGEKRKVIIPPSLAYGQQGYAQGKIPPNATLIFEIELYAVNKGPRSVEAFNQIDKDSDRKLSELEISQYLKEEFARDGKRRHPSVHDEILADIFKKNDHDGDGFISAKEYNVYQHDEL